Proteins encoded in a region of the Equus asinus isolate D_3611 breed Donkey chromosome X, EquAss-T2T_v2, whole genome shotgun sequence genome:
- the FOXR2 gene encoding LOW QUALITY PROTEIN: forkhead box protein R2 (The sequence of the model RefSeq protein was modified relative to this genomic sequence to represent the inferred CDS: inserted 4 bases in 4 codons; substituted 5 bases at 5 genomic stop codons), protein MDLKLKTPKFLYSLHGQVPGLMDWDMANKILLLCTTDQXPVAEQNLTKYRLQVTEPPKAPQERRPSLNKDGPDFEPNLWMXSPNIVYSLGSQEAARPSKKTDLTSMFPSPQPLPKDKESNCSEATVMESLPSSSSEXSTXQKQFTSSPSNWELTEEDTEEQDSNPSMTLQPPIKGECFQSQKLWQGNSQERRSWXMVPLNYSHLIALVSRNSPPCDLRVQEVXSITXQHFLFFWTAPNGWKNTISHNLCFLGSFEKATVSFQDGANARPWSGLWKLTEEKHHHFQEETRALASAXRESIQQXMRQPGVMTSLFDL, encoded by the exons ATGGACCTAAAACTAAAAACTCCTAAATTCTTGTATAGTCTCCATGGCCAGGTCCCAGGGCTGATGGACTGGGACATGGCGAATAAGATCCTCCTGCTGTGCACCACAGACCAATGACCCGTAGCTGAGCAGAACCTTACCAAATACAGGCTTCAAGTAACGGAACCCCCAAAGGCACCTCAAGAGAGGAGACCCAGTCTTAATAAAGATGGCCCTGACTTTGAACCCAACCTGTGGA TGAGTCCCAACATTGTGTACTCCCTTGGCAGCCAGGAGGCTGCAAGACCCAGTAAGAAAACAGATCTAACAAGCATGTTTCCTTCCCCTCAGCCACTCCCAAAGGACAAAGAATCTAACTGCTCAGAGGCCACCGTAATGGAGTCCCTGCCATCCTCCTCCAGTGAGTAATCTA CACAAAAGCAGTTCACCTCTTCCCCCAGCAACTGGGAGCTCACAGAAGAGGATACTGAGGAACAAGATAGCAACCCTTCTATGACCCTCCAACCCCCTATCAAAGGGGAGTGCTTCCAGAGCCAGAAGCTGTGGCAAGGCAACAGCCAGGAAAGGAGGTCCT CCATGGTCCCCCTTAATTACAGTCACCTAATTGCCCTGGTGTCAAGAAATAGCCCACCCTGTGACCTCAGAGTGCAAGAGG TAAGTATCACCTGACagcatttcctctttttctggacAGCTCCAAATGGCTGGAAGAACACCATCAGCCACAACCTCTGCTTCCTGGGAAGCTTTGAGAAGGCCACAGTCAGCTTTCAGGATGGGGCCAATGCAAGGCCGTGGTCTGGCCTCTGGAAGCTTACTGAGGAGAAACACCATCATTTTCAGGAGGAGACTCGTGCCTTAGCCTCTGCTTGAAGGGAGAGCATCCAACAGTGAATGAGGCAGCCAGGTGTGATGACCTCACTCTTTGACCTTTGA